A region from the Vicia villosa cultivar HV-30 ecotype Madison, WI linkage group LG3, Vvil1.0, whole genome shotgun sequence genome encodes:
- the LOC131658609 gene encoding GDSL esterase/lipase At5g45910-like: MKTMILFSITITCVCFRSFASNANPLPYEAIFNFGDSTSDTGNSAFDHPPMDKSSPYGSTYFHHPAGRLSNGRLIIDFIAEAYGLPFLPAYKKITQSQEDIKKGVNFAYAGATALEFKYFVRSGVRPPSTENSLNVQFDWFKKLKPSLCNSKEECETFFKQSLFIVGEIGGNDVFSHISKTVTELREIVPLIVKSITNTTSLLIGEGAVELVVPGNFPIGCSAAVLATVNSKKKEDYDEFGCLISYNTFTEYFNEQLKHSIETLKQKHPQAKIVYFDYYNDAKRLYQAPEQYGFTSDKIEILKACCGGDGPYHVNEKFCGTPGTTWCSDPSKLINWDGAHFTEAAYRQIAKGLVEGPFANPSLKSAPFKIT, translated from the exons ATGAAGACTATGATTCTCTTTAGTATCACAATCACTTGTGTTTGTTTTAGAAGTTTTGCTTCAAATGCTAATCCTCTACCATATGAAGCCATATTCAACTTTGGTGACTCAACAAGTGATACCGGAAATTCTGCATTTGACCACCCACCTATGGACAAAAGTAGTCCTTATGGTTCAACGTACTTCCATCATCCCGCAGGACGTTTGTCCAATGGACGACTCATTATAGATTTTATAG CTGAAGCATACGGGTTGCCGTTTTTACCGGCCTATAAGAAGATCACCCAAAGTCAAGAGGATATAAAAAAGGGAGTTAATTTTGCATATGCTGGTGCAACTGCACTTGAGTTTAAGTATTTCGTTCGTAGTGGAGTCAGACCACCATCGACAGAAAACTCATTGAATGTGCAGTTTGATTGGTTTAAGAAACTAAAACCATCATTGTGTAACAGCAAAGAAG AATGCGAAACCTTCTTCAAACAATCATTGTTTATAGTGGGAGAGATTGGTGGAAATGATGTTTTTTCACATATATCTAAAACTGTTACAGAACTTCGAGAAATAGTTCCCTTAATTGTTAAATCCATTACAAATACAACCTCG TTATTAATCGGAGAAGGAGCAGTAGAGCTAGTGGTTCCAGGAAACTTTCCAATAGGCTGCAGTGCTGCAGTATTGGCTACGGTGAACAGTAAGAAGAAAGAAGactatgatgaatttggatgtttgATATCTTACAACACTTTTACTGAATACTTTAATGAGCAACTAAAACATTCTATAGAGACATTAAAACAAAAACATCCTCAAGCTAAGATAGTATATTTTGACTACTACAACGATGCCAAACGTTTATATCAAGCACCCGAACAATATG GATTTACTTCTGATAAGATTGAGATTTTGAAAGCTTGTTGTGGAGGTGACGGGCCATACCATGTTAATGAAAAATTTTGTGGAACACCTGGTACAACATGGTGCTCTGATCCTTCAAAATTAATAAATTGGGATGGAGCTCACTTTACAGAAGCAGCTTATAGACAAATAGCAAAAGGTTTAGTGGAAGGTCCATTTGCAAATCCTTCTTTAAAGTCTGCTCCTTTTAAGATAACATAA
- the LOC131658608 gene encoding GDSL esterase/lipase At5g45910-like: MKTVILFSITITCVCFRSFISNANPLPYEAIFNFGDSTSDTGNSAFDHPPMDKSSPYGSTYFHHPAGRLSNGRLIIDFIAEAYGLPFLPAYKKITQSQEDIKKGVNFAYAGATALEFKYFVRSGVRPPSTENSLNVQFDWFKKLKPSLCNSKEECETFFKQSLFIVGEIGGNDVFSHISKTVTELREIVPLIVESITNTTSLLIGEGAVELVVPGNFPIGCSAAVLATVNSKKKEDYDEFGCLISYNTFTEYFNEQLKHSIETLKQKHPQAKIVYFDYYNDAKRLYQAPEQYGFTSDKIEILKACCGGDGPYHVNEKFCGTPGTTWCSDPSKLINWDGAHFTEAAYRQIAKGLVEGPFANPSLKSAPFKIT; encoded by the exons ATGAAGACTGTGATTCTCTTTAGTATCACAATCACTTGTGTTTGTTTTAGAAGTTTTATTTCAAATGCTAATCCTCTACCATATGAAGCCATATTCAACTTTGGTGACTCAACAAGTGATACCGGAAATTCTGCATTTGACCACCCACCTATGGACAAAAGTAGTCCTTATGGCTCAACGTACTTCCATCATCCCGCAGGACGTTTGTCCAATGGACGACTCATTATAGATTTTATAG CTGAAGCATACGGGTTGCCGTTTTTACCAGCCTATAAGAAGATCACCCAAAGTCAAGAGGATATAAAAAAGGGAGTTAATTTTGCATATGCTGGTGCAACTGCACTTGAGTTTAAGTATTTCGTTCGTAGTGGAGTCCGACCACCATCGACAGAAAACTCATTGAATGTGCAGTTTGATTGGTTTAAGAAACTAAAACCATCATTGTGTAACAGCAAAGAAG AATGCGAAACCTTCTTCAAACAATCATTGTTTATAGTGGGAGAGATTGGTGGAAATGATGTTTTTTCACATATATCTAAAACCGTTACAGAACTTCGAGAAATAGTTCCCTTAATTGTTGAATCCATTACAAATACAACCTCA TTATTAATCGGAGAAGGAGCAGTAGAGCTAGTGGTTCCAGGAAACTTTCCAATAGGCTGCAGTGCTGCAGTATTGGCTACGGTGAACAGTAAGAAGAAAGAAGactatgatgaatttggatgtttgATATCTTACAACACTTTTACTGAATATTTTAATGAGCAACTAAAACATTCTATAGAGACATTAAAACAAAAACATCCTCAAGCTAAGATAGTATATTTTGACTACTACAACGATGCCAAACGTTTATATCAAGCACCCGAACAATATG GATTTACTTCTGATAAGATTGAGATTTTGAAAGCTTGTTGTGGAGGTGACGGGCCATACCATGTTAATGAAAAATTTTGTGGAACACCTGGTACAACATGGTGCTCCGATCCTTCAAAATTAATAAATTGGGATGGAGCTCACTTTACAGAAGCAGCTTATAGACAAATAGCAAAAGGTTTAGTGGAAGGTCCATTTGCAAATCCTTCTTTAAAGTCTGCTCCTTTTAAGATAACATAA